The following are from one region of the Passer domesticus isolate bPasDom1 chromosome 13, bPasDom1.hap1, whole genome shotgun sequence genome:
- the MATR3 gene encoding matrin-3 isoform X3 has product MSKSFQQSSLSRDSQGHGRDLSAGIGLLAAATQSLNMPASLGRMNQGTARLASLMNLGMSSSLNQQGSHSALSSGSTSSHNLQSIFNIGSRGPLPLSSQHRGDADQATNILASFGLSARDLDELSRYPEDKITPENLPQILLQLKRRRAEEGYGRDGRSSTREPPYRVPRDDWEEKRHFRRDSFDDRGPSLNPVVDYDHGSRSQESGYYDRMDYEDDRLRDGERCRDESFYGETSHNYHKFDSEYDRMGRGPGPERSLFEKKRGAPPNSNIEDFHGFLPKGYPHLCSICDMPVHSNKEWNHHINGATHSRRCQLLLEIYPEWNPDSDSGHGMGDPFMLQQSTNPAPGILGPPPPPFHLGGPPVGPRGDFSICLLSSYVLVELSGAGNGNMQGPRHMQKGRVETSRVVHIMDFQRGKNLRYQLLQLVEPFGIITNHLILNKINEAFIEMSTTEDAQAAVEYYSTTPALVFGKPVRVHLSQKYKRIKKPEGKPDQKTEPPKPELGRVIHLSNLPHSGYSDNAVLKLAEPYGKIKNYILMRMKSQAFIEMETREDALAMVEHCANKALWFQGRCVKVDLSEKYKKLVLRIPNKGVELLKKDKTRKRTYSPDSKDSPSDKKSKTEPAQKPESGNTEEKAKEEKQEDAAEPSGAKSGEQTEQDEPSLLLESEDELLVDEEEAAALLESGSSAGEDADVANLADVATEEKKDTPDDATVKTEGNVAVTPAAKKKLKKRYVGGFPRSMEGFVTLDEVGDEEDSDHQKLRKSGLAAKAAGKSEDSLAEIKVDKIEEPEQESETLENGTKSEENAKAESVEASDASTAQDTEKNTQENTDPQAEQETKSVLEKPLVPDEFRIGPYQPNIPVENSG; this is encoded by the exons ATGTCCAAGTCATTCCAGCAGTCATCTCTGAGTAGGGATTCACAAGGTCATGGGCGTGACCTCTCTGCAGGAATAGGCCTTCTTGCTGCTGCTACCCAGTCTTTAAATATGCCAGCATCTCTTGGAAGGATGAACCAGGGTACTGCACGCCTTGCTAGCTTAATGAATCTTGGAATGAGTTCTTCATTGAACCAACAAGGATCTCATAGTGCACTGTCTTCTGGTAGTACCTCTTCCCATAATTTGCAGTCTATATTTAACATTGGAAGTAGAGGTCCGCTCCCTTTGTCTTCTCAGCACCGTGGAGATGCAGACCAGGCCACAAACATTTTGGCCAGCTTTGGTCTGTCTGCTAGAGACTTAGATGAACTGAGTCGCTATCCCGAGGACAAGATCACTCCTGAAAACTTGCCTCAGATCCTTCTACAACTTAAAAGGAGGAGAGCTGAAGAAGGTTATGGTAGAGATGGCAGATCATCCACACGGGAACCACCATACAGAGTACCTAGGGATGattgggaagaaaaaaggcattttagAAGAGATAGCTTTGATGATCGTGGTCCTAGTCTCAACCCAGTGGTTGACTATGACCATGGAAGTCGTTCTCAAGAATCTGGTTATTATGACAGAATGGATTATGAAGATGACAGATTGAGAGATGGAGAAAGGTGTAGGGATGAATCTTTTTATGGTGAGACTTCGCATAACTATCATAAATTTGACAGTGAGTATGACAGAATGGGTCGTGGTCCTGGTCCCGAGAGATCTCTCTTTGAGAAAAAGAGAGGTGCTCCTCCAAATAGCAATATTGAAGACTTCCATGGATTCTTACCGAAGGGTTATCCCCATCTGTGCTCTATATGTGATATGCCAGTTCATTCTAATAAG GAGTGGAACCATCACATCAATGGAGCGACTCACAGCCGCcgctgtcagctgctgctcgAAAT aTACCCAGAATGGAATCCTGACAGTGATTCAGGACATGGAAT GGGTGATCCCTTTATGCTGCAGCAATCTACAAACCCTGCACCAGGAATTTTGGGACCACCACCACCTCCATTCCACCTTGGAGGACCTCCTGTTGGGCCCAGAG GAGATTTTTCTATCTGTCTTCTGAGTAGCTACGTATTGGTGGAGCTTTCTG gagctggaaatggaAATATGCAAGGACCCAGACACATGCAGAAGGGCAGAGTG GAAACAAGCAGAGTTGTGCACATCATGGATTTCCAGAGGGGGAAGAACCTGAGATACCAGCTGCTTCAGCTTGTTGAACCTTTTGGGATAATCACAAATCACCTGATTCTAAACAAAATCAATGAG GCATTTATTGAAATGTCAACCACTGAAGATGcccaggctgcagtggagtaTTATTCAACAACACCTGCCCTGGTGTTTGGTAAACCAGTCAGAGTCCACTTGTCACAGAAATACAAGAGAATAAAG aaaCCTGAGGGTAAACCTGACCAAAAGACTGAGccaccaaaaccagaacttGGTCGTGTGATCCACCTGAGCAATTTGCCCCACTCGGGCTACTCTGACAACGCCGTGCTCAAACTGGCCGAGCCCTACGGGAAGATCAAGAACTACATCCTCATGAGAATGAAGAGCCAG GCCTTTATTGAGATGGAAACCAGAGAAGATGCTTTGGCCATGGTTGAACATTGTGCCAACAAAGCGCTTTGGTTCCAAGGCAGATGTGTGAAAGTGGATTTATCTGAAAAGTACAAGAAACTGGTGTTAAGG attcCCAACAAAGGAGTTGAACTGCTGAAAAAGGATAAAACCAG AAAGAGAACATATTCCCCAGACAGCAAAGATTCTCCCAGTGATAAGAAGTCCAAAACAGAACCTGCTCAGAAACCTGAAAGTGgcaatacagaagaaaaagcgAAAGAGGAGAAACAGGAGGATGCTGCTGAGCCTTCAGGTGCCAAAAGTGGGGAGCAGACAGAGCAAGATGAGCCCAGTTTACTCCTGGAGTCTGAAGATGAGCTGCTGGTGGatgaggaggaggcagcagcactgttAGAAAGTGGCAGCTCAGCAGGAGAGGATGCAGATGTTGCCAATTTAGCTGATGTGgctactgaagaaaaaaaggacacACCTGATGATGCAACTGTAAAAACAGAAGGGAATGTTGCAGTCACTCCAGCAGCCAAGAAAAAGCTTAAAAAG CGCTACGTGGGCGGCTTCCCGCGCAGCATGGAGGGCTTCGTCACCCTGGACGAGGTGGGCGACGAGGAGGACTCCGACCACCAGAAGCTGCGCAAGTCCGGGCTGGCAGCCAAGGCCGCGGGCAAGAGCGAGGACAGCCTGGCAGAGATCAAGGTGGACAAGATTGAGGAGCCAGAGCAGGAGAGTGAAACATTAGAAAACGGAACGAAAAGCGAAGAGAACGCCAAGGCTGAAAGTGTGGAAGCTTCTGATGCTTCGACAGCACAGGATACTGAGAAAAACACCCAGGAAAACACAGACCCCCAGGCCGAGCAGGAAACAAAGAGTGTTCTGGAGAAACCTCTTGTCCCAGATGAGTTCAGGATTGGGCCATACCAGCCAAACATTCCTGTTG AAAATTCTGGATAA